The Raphanus sativus cultivar WK10039 chromosome 2, ASM80110v3, whole genome shotgun sequence genome includes a region encoding these proteins:
- the LOC108835811 gene encoding uncharacterized protein LOC108835811 translates to MKLVFLMSFLLLLIVCSSGFEEDGVIDTVQYSLNKVQEAIPKVTDYEEPGPNPGHDPTKPGYGRPPPPHHRIRNPQNNN, encoded by the exons ATGAAGTTGGTGTTTCTCATGTCGTTCTTGCTCCTGCTTATTGTGTGTTCTTCAG GATTTGAGGAAGATGGAGTGATTGACACTGTCCAATATTCCTTAAACAAG GTTCAAGAGGCTATTCCGAAGGTAACGGATTATGAGGAACCAGGCCCAAATCCAGGACATGACCCAACTAAACCCGGTTATGGAAGGCCTCCACCACCGCACCACCGAATAAGAAATCCACAGAATAATAACTGA
- the LOC108842986 gene encoding pentatricopeptide repeat-containing protein At3g49240, mitochondrial, giving the protein MSIAKAAFLTHLQTLARAYRPRLPPPFSAVRYMSFATQEEAAAERRKRKRRLRMEPPLNSFNNRSHQQQQQQPQISRPIQNPNIPKLPESVSSLTGKRLDLHNHILKLIRENDLEEAALYTRHSVYSNCRPTIFTVNAVLAAQLRQGKYGALLQLHAFINQAGIAANIVTYNLIFQAYLDVRKPEVALEQYKLFVDNAPLNPSIATFRILVKGLVDNDGLDKAVEVKEDMCVKGFVSDPVVYSYLMVGCVRKCDADGVFKLYDELKEKLGGFVEDGVVYGQLMKGYFLKEMEKEAMECYEEAVGEESKVRMSAMAYNYVLEALSENGKLDEALKLFDEMKKEHSPPKRLALNLGSFNVMVNGYCAEGKFGEAVEVFRQMGEFRCSPDTLSFNNLMNQLCESGLLAEAEKLYSEMDEKKVKPDEYTYGLLMDTCFKEGKIDEGAAYYKTMVESSLRPNLAVYNRLQDQLVKAGKLDDAKSFFDMMVTKLSMDDEAYKFIMKALSEAGRLDDVLKIVDGMLDDEKVRVSEDIQEFVKEELRKEGREDDLQKLMDEKERLKAEAKAKELEAAEAKKKSANISIASLMSPKQEEEKSEKVKMLWDNNGVAEKIDVADVVAQGQAAGEMAQGEEVGGSNGQVSTDLFPFRDNSQRTLLISTYEP; this is encoded by the exons ATGTCGATCGCTAAAGCCGCCTTCCTCACCCACCTCCAAACACTCGCGAGAGCCTACCGCCCTCGCCTCCCGCCGCCGTTCTCCGCCGTCCGTTACATGTCTTTCGCGACGCAGGAAGAAGCCGCCGCCGAGCGTCGCAAACGCAAGCGCCGTCTCCGCATGGAGCCGCCTCTCAACTCCTTCAACAACAGATCTCATCAACAGCAACAGCAGCAGCCTCAAATCTCTAGACCAATCCAGAACCCTAACATCCCGAAGCTACCGGAATCCGTCTCTTCCCTCACCGGGAAACGCCTCGATCTCCACAACCACATCCTCAAACTGATCCGAGAGAACGATCTGGAGGAAGCCGCTCTCTACACGCGCCACTCCGTGTACTCGAACTGCCGCCCGACGATCTTCACCGTCAACGCCGTCTTGGCCGCGCAGCTCCGGCAGGGGAAGTACGGAGCGCTTCTGCAGCTCCACGCCTTCATCAACCAGGCCGGCATCGCGGCGAATATCGTCACGTACAACTTGATTTTCCAGGCTTATCTTGATGTTAGGAAGCCTGAGGTTGCTTTGGAACAGTACAAGCTGTTTGTAGATAATGCTCCGTTGAATCCTTCCATCGCTACGTTTAGGATTCTTGTTAAGGGCTTGGTTGATAATGATGGTCTTGACAAGGCTGTGGAGGTTAAGGAGGATATGTGTGTTAAGGGTTTTGTTTCCGACCCTGTTGTTTATAGCTATCTGATGGTTGGGTGTGTGAGGAAGTGTGATGCTGATGGTGTTTTTAAGCTTTATGATGAGTTGAAGGAGAAGCTTGGTGGGTTTGTTGAGGATGGTGTGGTTTATGGGCAGCTGATGAAGGGGTATTTCTTGAAGGAGATGGAGAAAGAAGCTATGGAGTGTTATGAGGAAGCTGTTGGAGAGGAGTCGAAGGTGAGGATGAGTGCTATGGCTTATAATTATGTGCTTGAGGCTTTGAGTGAGAACGGGAAGTTAGATGAGGCGTTGAAGTTGTTTGATGAGATGAAGAAGGAGCATAGTCCGCCGAAGCGGTTGGCTTTGAATTTGGGGAGTTTTAATGTGATGGTTAATGGGTATTGTGCAGAGGGAAAGTTTGGGGAAGCTGTGGAGGTTTTCAGGCAAATGGGTGAGTTTAGATGTAGTCCTGACACGTTATCTTTCAACAATCTGATGAATCAGTTGTGTGAGAGCGGTTTGTTGGCTGAGGCTGAGAAGCTTTACAGTGAGATGGATGAGAAAAAGGTGAAGCCTGATGAGTACACTTACGGTTTGTTGATGGATACCTGTTTCAAGGAAGGTAAGATAGACGAAGGAGCTGCGTATTACAAAACGATGGTTGAGTCGAGTCTAAGACCAAACTTGGCGGTGTATAACCGGCTGCAAGATCAGTTAGTTAAAGCCGGGAAACTGGACGATGCGAAATCCTTCTTTGATATGATGGTGACCAAGCTCAGTATGGACGACGAGGCTTACAAGTTCATCATGAAGGCGTTAAGTGAAGCTGGGAGACTCGACGATGTGCTTAAGATCGTGGATGGGATGCTGGACGATGAAAAGGTTAGAGTGAGTGAGGACatacaagagtttgtgaaagaAGAGCTGAGAAAAGAAGGAAGAGAGGATGATCTGCAGAAACTTATGGATGAGAAAGAGAGATTGAAGGCTGAGGCAAAGGCGAAAGAGTTGGAAGCAGCAGaagcgaagaagaagagtgCGAATATTAGTATCGCTTCATTAATGTCTCCAAAacaagaggaagagaagagtgaAAAGGTAAAGATGCTCTGGGATAATAACGGTGTTGCTGAAAAAATCGATGTGGCGGATGTGGTGGCTCAAGGACAAGCAGCCGGTGAGATGGCTCAAGGAGAAGAAGTCGGTGGATCTAACGGCCAG GTTTCGACCGATCTTTTTCCGTTTCGTGATAATTCTCAGAGAACTCTTTTAATATCTACATATGAACCATGA